A section of the Campylobacter lanienae NCTC 13004 genome encodes:
- a CDS encoding FeoA family protein, giving the protein MTLDLLENGQMAKILNFNVTERLLERFFSLGLSKFKTIKKIESSLGSSTILIECNRMFLMLRYDEAKSIEVERI; this is encoded by the coding sequence ATGACTTTAGATCTTTTAGAAAATGGTCAAATGGCTAAAATTTTAAATTTTAATGTAACTGAGAGATTGCTTGAGAGGTTTTTTAGTTTAGGGTTATCTAAATTCAAAACTATTAAAAAGATAGAGAGTTCATTGGGGAGTTCGACTATCTTGATTGAGTGTAATAGAATGTTCTTGATGCTAAGATATGATGAGGCAAAGAGTATCGAGGTAGAGAGAATTTAG
- the feoB gene encoding ferrous iron transport protein B encodes MKKIIKIALVGQPNVGKTLLINSLSGSHLKVGNFPGVTVEKSEANFKYKDYDIKIIDLPGTYSINDYSLEERITKDFINKNDYDIIINVVDSTNLERNLILTTQIMERNKKMILALNMSDEASKEGINIDAKKFENLLGVPCVSVSASLKSNLNELIERIIEIYKSPYIPNKRIYSDAIEKEIDNISQFLESKNDTNIKELKLSNKDIAIALLKQDNQIYKYLHDKPIWIELSKVIQTAHNNLYIHYKTQSVSEIFMQECSNFVNGAIAESVKYHKPKEINYTRMIDKILINKYIGIPIFLFFMWLIFQLTFTLGAVPMDYIEAGYVALGDMVKESVSSELLASLLADGIIGGVGSVILFLPNIMILFFGIALLETTGYMSRVSFLLDGFFHKFGLHGKSFIPLVTGFGCSVPAFMATRTLKNEKDRLLTLFIINFMSCGARLPVYVLFIGAFAPKAQAGNWLFGIYIFGAILGLIAAKVLRMTAFKGPDEPFVVEMPKYRMPNWKLIWFMVYNKAKMYIKKAGTFILAAAVLIWFASSFPFQDSTKEIYEQKIEIAATDEDKERLSNELENILIENSYLGKVGKFIEPFFAPLEFDWRLSVSIVSGLAAKEVAISTMGVLYSLGGEVDENNDGLIQKIQEAIPIEVAVAYVLFVMLYNPCLAATIVFGKEAGGYKYIAYLFIFTTFVAYLVSFIGLHIAKLF; translated from the coding sequence ATGAAAAAGATTATTAAAATCGCACTTGTAGGCCAACCAAATGTAGGTAAAACTCTGCTTATAAATTCGCTTAGCGGATCGCATTTGAAGGTTGGGAATTTCCCTGGTGTGACGGTTGAAAAATCTGAAGCGAATTTTAAATATAAAGATTATGATATTAAGATTATAGATCTTCCTGGAACTTACTCTATTAATGATTACTCGCTTGAAGAGAGGATAACTAAAGATTTTATCAATAAAAATGATTATGATATCATCATAAATGTGGTAGATTCTACAAATTTAGAGCGCAATTTGATCTTGACTACCCAAATTATGGAGAGAAATAAAAAGATGATTTTAGCTCTAAATATGAGCGATGAAGCATCAAAAGAGGGGATAAATATTGATGCTAAGAAATTTGAAAATCTCCTTGGAGTGCCTTGCGTATCAGTATCTGCTAGTTTAAAATCAAATTTAAATGAGTTGATAGAACGGATAATAGAAATTTACAAATCACCATATATCCCAAATAAGCGAATTTATAGTGATGCGATTGAAAAAGAGATAGATAATATTTCGCAATTTTTAGAATCTAAAAATGATACAAATATAAAAGAGTTAAAATTAAGCAATAAAGATATAGCGATAGCTTTGTTAAAGCAAGATAATCAAATTTATAAGTATTTACACGATAAGCCCATTTGGATAGAGCTATCAAAGGTGATCCAGACAGCTCACAATAACCTATATATCCACTACAAAACTCAATCTGTAAGTGAGATATTTATGCAAGAGTGTAGTAATTTTGTCAATGGTGCGATCGCTGAGAGCGTGAAATATCATAAACCTAAAGAGATTAATTATACTAGGATGATTGATAAAATTTTGATAAACAAATATATTGGGATTCCGATATTTTTGTTTTTTATGTGGTTGATATTTCAGCTTACATTTACTCTTGGTGCGGTGCCTATGGACTATATCGAGGCTGGATATGTGGCGTTGGGTGATATGGTTAAAGAGAGTGTTAGTAGTGAGCTTTTGGCATCGTTATTGGCTGATGGCATCATAGGTGGGGTTGGGTCTGTGATACTATTTTTGCCAAATATTATGATACTATTTTTTGGAATTGCGCTTTTGGAGACTACTGGATATATGTCTAGGGTTTCATTTTTGTTAGATGGATTTTTTCATAAATTTGGCTTGCATGGTAAAAGCTTTATCCCATTGGTGACTGGATTTGGGTGTTCTGTCCCAGCATTTATGGCTACAAGAACTCTCAAAAACGAAAAAGACCGCTTGCTTACTCTTTTCATAATTAATTTTATGAGTTGTGGTGCTAGGTTGCCTGTATATGTGCTATTTATAGGTGCTTTTGCTCCAAAAGCTCAAGCTGGAAATTGGCTATTTGGTATATATATTTTTGGTGCGATTTTAGGGCTTATAGCGGCTAAGGTTTTGCGTATGACGGCATTTAAAGGCCCTGATGAGCCTTTTGTTGTTGAGATGCCAAAATATAGAATGCCAAATTGGAAGCTCATTTGGTTTATGGTCTATAACAAAGCTAAAATGTATATCAAAAAGGCCGGTACCTTCATTCTAGCTGCAGCTGTGCTTATATGGTTTGCTAGTAGTTTTCCGTTTCAAGACTCTACTAAAGAGATTTATGAACAAAAAATAGAGATAGCCGCAACTGATGAAGACAAAGAGAGATTATCTAATGAATTAGAAAATATCTTAATAGAAAATAGCTATTTAGGAAAGGTGGGCAAATTTATTGAGCCATTTTTTGCTCCGTTGGAGTTTGATTGGAGATTGAGTGTTTCTATTGTTAGTGGTTTAGCAGCTAAGGAGGTTGCGATATCTACAATGGGTGTATTGTATTCGTTAGGTGGCGAAGTAGATGAAAATAACGATGGATTAATACAAAAAATTCAAGAAGCTATACCGATTGAGGTGGCTGTGGCGTATG